A region of the Calditrichota bacterium genome:
TATGCCCCAGATTTGTTCCGGTTGATTGGGAAACTTCAGCGTGGAAAAAGGAATTTCGATTTCCGCAAACCATCCTTCATTCGTGATTTTCGTTGCCACGTCCCAGACGCCGTTCCATGATTTATTTGACCCTCTGCCTTCGTCAGTGATCAAGATGTCTTCTCTGGCGCCGTTGGGGTTGGTGATGAAAAAATAGCCATTGCGCTGGTCGTTGTAAGTATCAATGATTATTTCAAAATCATCCTCGCCCCAGTGGCGAAAATCTCGTTTCATTTCTTTGGCGACAATTTTTTCCGGCTGCCGGTCGTAGCACCAAACACCAATGTAAAGGACAGAATTCGTATAAACTACAGCCACTTGTGTCTTTTCGCTGGCAGGTTCGCCTTCGTTCAGTTCCCTCTGTGTGAAATTGGAAATTTTGACCGCTTTACCCCAGCAATCCTCATTCAAAATACCGTCGAGACGGGGCGCGCGGTCAACTTTTAGCGCCACAAGTTGATTGGGCGGGGAAACTTGTGCATCGGAAATTTTCGGAATTGCGAATAAAACTAACAACATCGTAAGAAATGAAATAGACTCTTTCCGAAAAAGTTTTTTCATCATCGTCATTCTCCAAACATTTGTGACATCAAATTTCAATAAAATTCACTTCTCTAAAACCAATCAATCATAAATAGAACGCGGATTTGCACGGATTAAACGGATTGTCACAGATAAGATTTTTTAAATATCCGCGGTGATCCGCATAATCCGCGTGTATCAGCGTGCTATTTTTTGCCGTGCCTCTGTGGCTAAATTTCGCTCACCTTTTTATTCACAACAAAATACAACCCGGGAATAACCAATAGCGACAGCACCATGGAGAGACTCATGCCGCCGATCATGGAAATCGCCAGCGGCTGTAACATTTCCGAGCCTTCGCCAATGGCAAGCGCCAGCGGCAGAAAACCGAAAATTGTCGCCAGCGTGGTCATCAAAATCGGGCGCAGACGAACGCGTCCTGCCATGAGTAGCGCCTGTTTCACGTCAGGTTGCTCTTTCAAATATTTTTCCGTGTAATCAATCAACAGAATGCCGTTATTGACGACCACCCCCAGGATCATAATCATGCCCATGAAAGCGGAGATGTCCAGCGGGATTCCCGTAATCCACAGTATCAGAAAAACTCCGCTCACAGACAATACCGTCCCTAACAGAATGATTCCGGAAGTACGAAACGATTTAAATTCAAACAAAAGAATCGCGTAAACCAGCAAAATGCCAAAGCCGAGAATGAGCAGCAATTCGCGGAACGCGCGCTGCTGACTCTCGTACTGGCCGCCGATTTCTACGGTGACGCCTGGCGGCAAAGGAATTCGGGAAAGCATAATTTTGACATTTTTGATGATACTCCCCAGATCGCGTCCGGAAATATGCGCTTTGACATTAACTACCTGACTCAAATTTTCATGGTCAATGTCTGTTTTGCCTGGTTGTTTTTGAATGTCGGCAACTTCGTCAAGCTGCAACACTCGATTGATAGACGGCAGGTAGATAGGAAGTCGGCGGATTTTTTCAAGATGGTTAAAATTCGCTTTGGGATAGCGCATACGCACCGGGATCATTTTAAGCCCTTCCATCATACTGGTGGGCACGATTCCCCATAATGCCATTTTGACAGCATTATTTACGTCGGCTACGGTTAATCCATAAAACCGGGCGATTTCAGGACGGACTCGAATTTTGAGTTCGGGTTCGCTATCCGTAAATCCCGGAAATACATCCACAACATTAGGAATGAGCGATAGCGAGTCTGCAATCTGTGCGGCTGTTTGTTGGATGCGGGAAATATTATTGCCAAAAACTTTGATAACAATGGGCGCAATTTCTCCGCTCAAATCGTTTAAACGATCCGGCAGAACCTGAAATAATTCAACCTCCATTCTCGGTTCTTTTTGGGCAATAAAACTGCGCAAATCATCCATAATTTCGAACGATGACCGTTTCGTGTTTTTGCGAACAGAAATAACAAAGTCGCCCTTGTTGGCTGGCTTTCGCGGATGAGCCAAACCTCGTCCAATTCTCAAGGAATATGCTTTGACTTCCGGAAGCCTCGTTAAATAATTTTCAATTGACAGTAGCATTTTGTGAGTCGTTTCGATAGAGCTACCCGGGGGCGCTATATAATCGAGGACAATTGTTCGTTCGTCCCACTTTGGTAAAAATCCGCTGGGGATGCGCAGATAAGAGAAAATAGCGACAAGAACAAACAAGGCAATCAGGGCGAAAATAATTACCGGCCGATGAAAAGTGGTTTTCAGTAACTTTTGCTGTAGCGCAATAATTTTGGGCAAAAAGCGCCCCGCGGATTTTTCCTTTCGCGAAATAAAAAGCACTGATAGCGCCGGCGTGAGGAAGACAGCCAGCAGCATGGAAACGAAAATCGCCAGCGCCAATGTGGAAGCCAATGCCCGAAAAAAGATGCCCGGCACGCCAGAGAGAAAAATTAGTGGGACAAAAACTACCAACGTGGTCAGTGTTGCACCGAGCAAGGGAGGAATAATTTCACTGGTCGCCTGAATGACTGCGTCGTTGCGGGAAAATCCCTGTTCCAGATGGCGCTCGATATTTTCCACGACGACGATCGCGTTGTCCACTAAAATGCCGATAGCTGCAGCCAATCCACCGAGGCTCATCAAGTTGAGATTTGCTCCGGACAGTTTAATGAAAATGAAAGTGATGAGCAGTGCGACAGGGATGATTACTGCCGTGACCAAAGTGATGCGAATTCGGCGCAGAAAAAGCAGCAACACGAGCATGGTCAGAAATGCTCCTAAAAAAATTGCGTCGCGCACACTGCCCATGGAACGGCGGATGAAATCGGTCATATCGTACCACTTTTTCACTTCAACGCTCGTCGGCAGCACCCTTTTCAGTTCCTGCCAGCGTTTTTCAACTTGTTTCATGATCGCCACTGCATTCGTGCCCGGCTGTTTGATCACAGTGATCAGCACTGCGGGCTTAAGATCGCTTTCGCAGGCGAGAAAAGTCTCTTTCAGCGCCGGTTCCACGGAAGCGATTTCCGAGAGTTTGATCGGCGTCGCATCACGGCGAGCGACAATGGTATTTTTGATGTCGTCGATTTTCAAAAAGCGATTGTCAGCAATGTTCAGATAAAGTTTGTTCGCTTCATTCAGTCGGCCGACGTATTTCAGGGAGTTGGATTTTTGCAGCGCCTCTGCGATCTGACGGTAGTCTAACTTAAGCGCGGCTAATTTCTGGGGATCCAGATTGACCCAGTACTCGCGTTCTTTACCGCCCATGACCTCGATATTGTAAATGCCGGGAATACTGGCGAGCTGCGGCCTGATGGTGTAAATTGCCAGATCGCGCAATTGCAGCAGGTTCAGTTTGTCCGAAGTGAGGCTGTAGCCGGCTACCGGATAAGTGCTGGTAGTGAAACGGCGTACTTCCAACTGCACACCTTTGGGCAACTGGCTCTGGATACCGCTGATTTGCGCCTGCACCAACTGGTAGGCGCGAAACATGTCCTGGTGCCACTGAAAATCGATATTTATTTCCGCCGAGCCCCGGCTGATCGACGAGCGTACCAAACGCACGCCCTCGACCATCATCGCTGCTTCTTCAATGGGCTTGGCGACTTCCATTTCCATTTCTTTTAAGGGCGCCAGACCGTAGTCCACCAACACGGCGATACGCGGGAATGTGGCATCAGGAAAAACGCCTTCGGGAATTTGGAAAATCAGATACAGTCCAATCAGCGATAGCAGCAAAGCCGTGAACACCAGCGCCCGCTTATTTTCAACAGCGAATCGCGAGAGTCCTCTCATTCGACAACTACCTCCATTCCATCAACGAGCGAGTAGGCTTTTTGCGTCGCGACCTGCTCGCCAGCTTGAACGCCATTAATTATTTCCACGTTATCGT
Encoded here:
- a CDS encoding efflux RND transporter permease subunit: MRGLSRFAVENKRALVFTALLLSLIGLYLIFQIPEGVFPDATFPRIAVLVDYGLAPLKEMEMEVAKPIEEAAMMVEGVRLVRSSISRGSAEINIDFQWHQDMFRAYQLVQAQISGIQSQLPKGVQLEVRRFTTSTYPVAGYSLTSDKLNLLQLRDLAIYTIRPQLASIPGIYNIEVMGGKEREYWVNLDPQKLAALKLDYRQIAEALQKSNSLKYVGRLNEANKLYLNIADNRFLKIDDIKNTIVARRDATPIKLSEIASVEPALKETFLACESDLKPAVLITVIKQPGTNAVAIMKQVEKRWQELKRVLPTSVEVKKWYDMTDFIRRSMGSVRDAIFLGAFLTMLVLLLFLRRIRITLVTAVIIPVALLITFIFIKLSGANLNLMSLGGLAAAIGILVDNAIVVVENIERHLEQGFSRNDAVIQATSEIIPPLLGATLTTLVVFVPLIFLSGVPGIFFRALASTLALAIFVSMLLAVFLTPALSVLFISRKEKSAGRFLPKIIALQQKLLKTTFHRPVIIFALIALFVLVAIFSYLRIPSGFLPKWDERTIVLDYIAPPGSSIETTHKMLLSIENYLTRLPEVKAYSLRIGRGLAHPRKPANKGDFVISVRKNTKRSSFEIMDDLRSFIAQKEPRMEVELFQVLPDRLNDLSGEIAPIVIKVFGNNISRIQQTAAQIADSLSLIPNVVDVFPGFTDSEPELKIRVRPEIARFYGLTVADVNNAVKMALWGIVPTSMMEGLKMIPVRMRYPKANFNHLEKIRRLPIYLPSINRVLQLDEVADIQKQPGKTDIDHENLSQVVNVKAHISGRDLGSIIKNVKIMLSRIPLPPGVTVEIGGQYESQQRAFRELLLILGFGILLVYAILLFEFKSFRTSGIILLGTVLSVSGVFLILWITGIPLDISAFMGMIMILGVVVNNGILLIDYTEKYLKEQPDVKQALLMAGRVRLRPILMTTLATIFGFLPLALAIGEGSEMLQPLAISMIGGMSLSMVLSLLVIPGLYFVVNKKVSEI